The region TTTTACGCACTGTGCGGAAAATCGTCGTCGACGGTGGGCCCCATTCTCTTTGGTACCGCGACCGTAATGGCGGGTGGAAACCAGCGGCCCTCGTTTCTGGTTATCACGGTGATGTTCGTTATCGGACTCTTCCTGCTGCGGAAGGTCCCAAACCCCCGGGTGCTCGCCAGTTGACGGATTTCTCCGCATGACCCCGCGGCTCTCCGCACGCTAAGCGGTAGTCGCGATCGCCGTTCTGGCACTCGGTGCCGGCGGACTCACACGCTTGGCTTCCGTACGAATGTCCGGGACGTTCGACGGGAATTCACTCGACTCGTGTTCTACAGTGGGTCATGGCGTTCGGCGCGTTCCTCATGCGCTCCGACCCGAACACGGGGGTTCGCTATGCCCTGCCAGCCCTGCCACTACTCGCGGTGTTCGTGTCGGGCGTGTCGTGGTTCCAGTTCTGGTGGTGGCGCAGGCCATCTCCGTGCTCACTGTCTATCCGTACTTCTTGGCCTATTCGGGCGTTCTCGCCGCCGGACGTGAAGGGCATCGGCGTCTCTCCGATTCGAACGTGGAGTGGGGGCAGGGGAGGACCTTCATGCAAGACGAAGGCATCGGGCGCGTGAATCTCGCGTACTTCGAAAGCGCTCGAACGGGGGCTTATGGCATTGAGTATGTCGCGCTGCCGATTTCCTTCCGTCTGTCTGTGCCGAGAATCTGTTGCGCGGCCGAGTATCCATGGCTCACTGTGATTTCTGCGATGACCCTGCAGGGGGCAGGGGTGGAATCCGTTCGCGCTGTACCGGGAGAGAGAGCCTTACGCTTTGATCGGGCATTCTCTCATCGTGTCCGACGAGAAAGACTGAAGATGAGCAGCTCCCGCAGTCAGCTCAACGGCTGCTTGAACCGCTCCTGACATGCACCGCTGTGACTCACGGAGCATGAGGAGCGGAGTCCTGCCCGAACTGGGCCCTGTGTAACTCCGAGAAGGTTCCTCCAGCCGCGACCAGGTCGTCCCAGCCGCCTTGTTCGACCATGCGGCCGTTGTTCATGACCAGGATCTGGTCGGCGTCACGAATAGTCGAAAGTCGATGCGCGATGATGATCAGCGTCCGACCATGCGCACGCTGCTGGATCGCCCGAGCGACGCGCTGTTCGATGACGCTGTCCAGGGCCGAGGTGGCCTCGTCCAGAATCAGGATGTCGGGATCTCGCAGAAGGGCGCGAGCGAGTGCAGCACGCTGGCGCTGCCCGCCTGAAAGCTGAACGCCACGGTCACCGACCTCCGTATCGAGCCCGTCTCGTAGCCCTTCGGCAAAGGTGCCCAACTCCACGTCATGGAGCGCCGCGAGGACTTCCTCTTCATCGATCGGACGGTCGAGGCCGAACGTCAGGTTCTCGCGCAGGGTCCGATTTAGCAGCCAGACCTCCTGACTTACGATGGCCATCCGGGCGTGGAGTGATTCCAGCGAGAAGTCGCGGATGTCGTGTCCATCGAGTGAGATGGATCCGGGTGCGCAATCGTAGAAGCGTGCGATCAGGTCGACGAAAGTCGTTTTACCGGCTCCTGTGGGGCCTACGATCGCGGTGACTTTCCCGGCGCGCAGTGTCGTGTTGATGTCGCGCAGGGTTTCGACACCGTCTTGATACTGGAAGTCGAGATGCTTGACCGCGATTCCGTCCTTCAGGGCCTCGAAACGTCTGTTGCCCGCCGGCACCAGGTACTTTCCTTCGTCCGAAAAAAGGTCTGCGACCGCATCGAGTCTGGGAATTTCCTGTGAAACCTTCAGACTGAACTCGCTGAAATATTTGTAGTCACGCAGGGCCTGCTGGAGGATCAACAAGAACGCACCGAATGCCGCCAGGTCGCCGGGGCGGAAGGCGGCTGGCGAGACGAAGATCACGACGCTCTGGACGAGCAGCATGGTCAGCAGGATCAGGACTTCCTCGACGGGATACCGCAGACTGATGACACGTCCCCGTCGAACCGCCAGCACTTCTGCTTCGCGGAGCACGTCTGCGTACGCTCCGGCGGCCTGCTGTTCCTGTGAGTACGCCTTCACCAGTGGAATCGATCCGAGTACGTCGAGGATCCGCGTCCTCATGCGCCGGTCCACTTCAACGCCTTGTTGTGATATGCGCTGGACCTCGCGGTTGACTGCATTCATCAGCCAGTTCACCAAGGGCAGCGACAGGATGAACGCGATCGACAGCGGGAGCGAAATTCCGAACATGACTGCGGCCTTAACGAGAAGGCCGACGCCGTTGCGCAGTAGCTCCTCGATTGCGACAAGCAGCCCCATGATCGAGCTCGACCACCCGATCTCGGCGTCCACGCGTCCGACAGCATTTCGGTCGAAGTACTGTCGCCCGAACTGAAGGACGCGCCCGAATGTTTCCTCCCCGACCTGGACCCGGTAGCGCTCGTTGCGTCCGACGACGAAGAGTTTGCTGGCGTATTCGACGACGAGCTTGGCAATACGCCCGACGATCAGGAGCGATACGACCATGACGATGAGAAACGAGTCTCGAGCTCCGCGGTCGACAACGGAGTCTGGTACGAGCTGCAGGATCCAGCCGAACGCTCTTGAGTCAGCCAGAAAGTCGAACGAGTTCTGAGAGATCGCTTCGGTAAGCGGGATCAACAGGGAGAACGACGCGCCCTCCAGTACGCCGGCGATCAGAATGAGCCCGATCGGTAATGCGAGATGCCACCAACGGCCATCCACCACATGCCAGTAGTGGCGGATAATGCCTCTGGCTGGGGCTACGGCATGGTCCGGGGCGTGACTCATGTAGGCGGCTATGGCCTCGGGAGTTGTTTTGTCACGAGGCCGGCTGCATCCAGGGCCAGTAGAGTCCGAAGCAGGACATTGCTTCCGTTCACGATGTCCTCCAGTTCGGTGTGCTCCTCAGGAGCGTGACTGACTCCGTTCACGGAGGGTACGAAGATCATTCCGACCGGACAGAGCAAGGCCATGCTCTGCGCATCGTGTCCGGCACCCGAGGGCATCCGCGCCGGGCTAAGGCCCAGATCGTTCGCGGCTCGTTCGACCATGTCTCGAATGCGCAGGTCGGTCGGGGCGGCTCCACTCGTGTAGAAGCGCTCGAAAGAAAAGGTGACGCCGGTCTGTCGGGCGATCTCTGCAGATCGTTCCTCGATCGCAGCGTATATGTCCGCGACTCCCTCCATCGTGAGATCTCGGATCTCCAACGTCATGCGGACGTGCCCCGGAATGACGTTCGGTGCGCCTGGCTCGGCTTCGAGCCGACCGACGGTGGCCACTTGGCGACCCGGCGTGTCGTGCGCGATGCGGTACGCCGATGTGATGAAGCGGGCCGCGCCGACCATTGCATCGGCACGTCGGTCCATCGGTGTGGTTCCCGCGTGGTTGGTCATTCCATGCACCGTGACGTTCCAGCGCATGATCCCGACGATGCCCTCGACCACGCCGATATCGATGCCGTCCTGATCCATGACCGCACCCTGCTCGACATGCAGCTCAAGGAACGCCGTCAGCGAGCCCTCGTCGCGGCGGACGTCGGCCAGTCGCGCGGCGTTCCCCCCCAGCCGGTCGAGGCCTTCCCCAATGGTGAAGCCCGAGGCAGTCTCGATATCGAGTTCGAATCTCTCGACCTGACCCGCGAGGGCGCGGCTCCCGGTTTTGCCCCCTTCTTCGTTGGTGAAGAAGGCTATCTCCATGGGATGTCGCGTCTGGCGTCCGGCGTCGGCCAGCGTGGCGGCGACCTCAACCGCGCCCATGGATCCAACCTGGCCATCGAAGTTGCCACCTCCTGGCACGGAGTCGATGTGAGAGCCGAACATGATGGGAGCAAGCCCGAGCTCCGTGCCTGGCTTCTGAGCGATCAGGTTCCCTGCGAAGTCGGTGTGCGTCTCGAAGCCTGCCGCTTGTAGGAGGCCTGCGACCCAGTCGCGGGCCTCGATGTTGGCGTCACTGAATGCGACCCGGTCGATTCCCCCGGCGGCGTTCGCTCCGAAGGTGGCGAGTTCGCGCATACGTTCGCCGAGTCGTGTCGCATCTACTACGAAGGCCTGACCACGACCTGGACCGGAACGATGGTCGCCAAGGACAGGCGTTGCACCAGTCCATGCTCCCGCCATGGCGAGCCCACTCACGCGCGCGAAATCTCTTCTCTTCATGAGGTCAGTTCCTGGTCGAGCGTCGATAGTCGAGTGGTGGCTCCCGGTCGCCCACGAACGGAATGTAAGAGCCGGTCCCTCGGCGTTCCTCGAATTCGGCCCTCGCCTGAGCGACGAGATCCGGTCGGGTTATCAAATCCACAGCGGTTCTTGCCACGGTTTGTGCCGCTAGGAGCATGCCCTTCGTCCCGATCGTCGTTCCCGAGACTGCTGCGGCCTGCCAAGTGTGAAAAACCACTCCTGGCACATGGGTAGCGGTCGACAGTCCGGTCGTGGGTACGTCCCAACTCACGTCGCCGCCGGCCGACGACAGCGGCAGAACCCCCCCTGGAAGCGTCTGGTACATCAACTCGGCGAAGCGAAGCTCTTCTGCATAGTATTCGACGCCTCCGACCTCCTCGAGATTTTCGAACATCGCCCGGGCGAGGGTGGTGTTTGGAAGGAGGTTGTAGACGCCGTTGACGATTTCATGTTCGACCGTCGTACCTGTTCCTTGTGCGGCTCCCTCGGACACATCGATCATGCGCTCGAAGAGCTCTCGTACGACGCCCGCGTCGGGGTGACGGACGTAGTAGTACACCTCGGCCTTCGCCGGGACGACGTTCGGAGCGAGCCCGCCATCCGAGATGACGTAGTGAATTCGAGTCTCCTGCGGCACATGCTCATGGACGGTCTTCCTAGAGTGCTGCGTGAAAGTGCGTTATGGAACTCGGAGCGGCGAGCGGTCCGGGTGGCTCTACGAATTTCAGAATAGACTGATCCGGTCACGAGCGCCTCCCACAGCACCTCGTGCTGGCGCCTCGTTCCCGGGTCACCCAGGTTGTGCGCCCGCCGGATCTATTGACTGGAAGGAGTGCGAAATCATGCGGATTATCCGATGGGTCACGTGTACTGGGCTTGTCTTCGTTCTCGCGACTGGGTGCACGATCGAGGACCGTCTGGATCGCATACCTGAAGCGGAGTCCACCCGGCGACAGGTCATTCAGCCGGAGGGCGTAGCGCGACTGCCCGTCTTCTCTTCGGCGATTCGAAGTGGTGACTTCATTTTCCTGTCGGGTGCGCTCGGCGCACTGCCCGGGGTTATGCCACCCCAACTCATCGAGGGTGGCATCGAGGCCGAGACCCGACAGACCATGGACAACATCATCAGCGTCCTTGCGGCGGCTGACGTGACGCTGGAGGATCTCATCAAATGCACGGTCTTCTTGGCCGACATTGATGACTATGCGGCGATGAATTCAGTCTACGTGGAATACTTTCCGTCGGACCCGCCCGCACGTTCGGCGCTTGCCGGGAGTGGCCTCGCGCTAGGTGCCCTGGTCGAGATCGAGTGCATTGCGGCTGCACCCGAAGGGAGCTGATCAGGCCAGGGGTCGTCCGCCATCGACTGAGATCACGGTACCGGTCGTGAAGGTGAGCCGTGTGGCTGCTGCGACGATGGAGTGCGCGATGTCCTCAGGCGTGCCAAGCCTCGCGAGAGGAGTCCGCTCGACGTAGCGACGTCGACGCTCAGCACTCCACTCGCGGGTGAGGTGTGTTTCGACCAGGCCCGGCGCGACAGAGATCACACGTACCGCAGGCCCGAGGGCCCGGGCCAGGCACATGGTCATGTTGTCGAGCGCGGCCTTCGATGCGGAATAGGCTACGTTGCTCCCCGCGGCTGTTCGAGCGGCTACGGACGAGACGTTGATGACCACGCCGCCCGGTGCCTGCTCGAGGAGCGGTCGGAACGAGCGAATCGTCGCGAACGGCCCCCGCACATTCGTCCTCATGATCTGATCGAAGAACGCGTCGTCCATCCCATCGAGATCGTCGTGAGCGATCACTCGTGTGGTGGCGGCATTATTCACCAGCACGTCGAGTCGGCCCTCATTGGATGCTACGGATTTCGCGGCCTCCTGCAGCCCAGCGGTATCCGAGGCCGACACCTGGAGAATCCGGTGCCCGGTGCCGTCCAGCGATCCCAGGACCTCCTCAGCCCCCGCCTCGGAGTCGCGATGCGTAATGATCACGCGAAAGCCTGTGTCTGCGAACGCGTGCGCCGTAGCTGCTCCAATGCCTCGGCTTCCGCCGGTGATCAAGGCGACCGGGCGGTTTTTTTCAGTCTGAATCATTGGCGCTCCGAAACCTGTCACCGCTCCTCGGGTCTCGATAACCTAGAACGAGTGCACGTTCTTGGCGCGTGGGGCCACGAGCGGTTGCGTTGGGTGAAGGGAGCGGATGACGATGACGATAAGGCCGCGAGTTGCTAAAGCGGGGCGGCGCTGATTCAGCTGGCTGTTAACGGTCATCCCTGAACCGTCGTAGCGAAACGGCCTTGGCCGCCTAGTTTGTCCCGACCTATTCTCGTACCTGGGCGGACAGTGTGGCAGACGAGCTCTCTCGTCGGGACTTCGTGTCAACGACTTCGAAGTTGGCTCTTGGTGGCATGATCGTGCCGAGGCATGTGATTGGTGGGCCCGGTTTCCGGGCACCCAGCGACACTTTGAACGTGGCGATCATCGGCGCCGGCGGAATGGGCGCGAGCAACGCCCAGAAGCTCGGGTCTGAGAATATCGTGGCTGTCTGTGATCTCGATCATCGACTCGTCGAGAACAAGGTCCGGGAGGAGATGACCGACGGAGACGGGAACCCTCGCGAGGAAGGGCATCGCTGGGCCGAGCAATACGAACGAGCCGTGAAGTACACCCGGTGGGAAGAGCTGCTCGAACAACAGGGCGATATCGACGCTGTCCTGATCGCGACGCCCGATCACACACACGCGGTGATCGCGTCAGCCGCGATGAAGGAGGGGAAGCACATCTATGTGCAGAAGCCTCTTACGTGGTCTGTTCATGAGGCGCGAGCGCTGGCCGCACTCGCCGAAGAATCAGGTGTGGTCACACAGATGGGGAACCAGGGTCATTCCACCGACGAAGCGCGGCTCATCAATGAGTGGATTCAGGCAGGCGTGATCGGGAACGTGCATGAGGTGCACGTATGGACCAATCGCCCCATCTGGGCGCAAGGCCTGCTTCGGCCGGCTGCGATGCCTGCCGACTTTGATGCTCTTTCTCCCGATCGCTCATGGTGGCCGGGTTCTGTGGGGGAGGCTCAGGCTTCGGGACTCTACGCCGACTTCCAGGTGCCCGAGCAGCTGGACTGGGATGCCTATCTGGGACCGATCACGAAGGACGTCCCCTATCACCCGATCTATCATCCGTTCCACTGGCGCGGTTGGGTGGACTTCGGGGTTGGGGCTCTCGGCGACATGGGCGCCCATCTCATCGATCATCCGTATTGGGCGCTCGGGCTGACCTACCCGACCCACGTCGAGGCTACCTCCACTCCGTGGGGAGGGCCGACCGATGATCCGGTCTCCTACCCGATGGCGACGACGGTTCACTATGAGTTCCCGCGCAGGGGCCTCATGCCCGCGGTTGACCTACACTGGTATGACGGCGGCCTGATGCCGAAGCGCCCAGCTGAGCTTCCCGCGGATGTGGAGCTGGAGCGTGGTGGCGGTGTGATCTTTGTTGGTGAGCGGGG is a window of Longimicrobiales bacterium DNA encoding:
- a CDS encoding ABC transporter ATP-binding protein, with protein sequence MSHAPDHAVAPARGIIRHYWHVVDGRWWHLALPIGLILIAGVLEGASFSLLIPLTEAISQNSFDFLADSRAFGWILQLVPDSVVDRGARDSFLIVMVVSLLIVGRIAKLVVEYASKLFVVGRNERYRVQVGEETFGRVLQFGRQYFDRNAVGRVDAEIGWSSSIMGLLVAIEELLRNGVGLLVKAAVMFGISLPLSIAFILSLPLVNWLMNAVNREVQRISQQGVEVDRRMRTRILDVLGSIPLVKAYSQEQQAAGAYADVLREAEVLAVRRGRVISLRYPVEEVLILLTMLLVQSVVIFVSPAAFRPGDLAAFGAFLLILQQALRDYKYFSEFSLKVSQEIPRLDAVADLFSDEGKYLVPAGNRRFEALKDGIAVKHLDFQYQDGVETLRDINTTLRAGKVTAIVGPTGAGKTTFVDLIARFYDCAPGSISLDGHDIRDFSLESLHARMAIVSQEVWLLNRTLRENLTFGLDRPIDEEEVLAALHDVELGTFAEGLRDGLDTEVGDRGVQLSGGQRQRAALARALLRDPDILILDEATSALDSVIEQRVARAIQQRAHGRTLIIIAHRLSTIRDADQILVMNNGRMVEQGGWDDLVAAGGTFSELHRAQFGQDSAPHAP
- a CDS encoding Zn-dependent hydrolase; amino-acid sequence: MKRRDFARVSGLAMAGAWTGATPVLGDHRSGPGRGQAFVVDATRLGERMRELATFGANAAGGIDRVAFSDANIEARDWVAGLLQAAGFETHTDFAGNLIAQKPGTELGLAPIMFGSHIDSVPGGGNFDGQVGSMGAVEVAATLADAGRQTRHPMEIAFFTNEEGGKTGSRALAGQVERFELDIETASGFTIGEGLDRLGGNAARLADVRRDEGSLTAFLELHVEQGAVMDQDGIDIGVVEGIVGIMRWNVTVHGMTNHAGTTPMDRRADAMVGAARFITSAYRIAHDTPGRQVATVGRLEAEPGAPNVIPGHVRMTLEIRDLTMEGVADIYAAIEERSAEIARQTGVTFSFERFYTSGAAPTDLRIRDMVERAANDLGLSPARMPSGAGHDAQSMALLCPVGMIFVPSVNGVSHAPEEHTELEDIVNGSNVLLRTLLALDAAGLVTKQLPRP
- a CDS encoding RidA family protein, producing MRIIRWVTCTGLVFVLATGCTIEDRLDRIPEAESTRRQVIQPEGVARLPVFSSAIRSGDFIFLSGALGALPGVMPPQLIEGGIEAETRQTMDNIISVLAAADVTLEDLIKCTVFLADIDDYAAMNSVYVEYFPSDPPARSALAGSGLALGALVEIECIAAAPEGS
- a CDS encoding SDR family NAD(P)-dependent oxidoreductase; this translates as MIQTEKNRPVALITGGSRGIGAATAHAFADTGFRVIITHRDSEAGAEEVLGSLDGTGHRILQVSASDTAGLQEAAKSVASNEGRLDVLVNNAATTRVIAHDDLDGMDDAFFDQIMRTNVRGPFATIRSFRPLLEQAPGGVVINVSSVAARTAAGSNVAYSASKAALDNMTMCLARALGPAVRVISVAPGLVETHLTREWSAERRRRYVERTPLARLGTPEDIAHSIVAAATRLTFTTGTVISVDGGRPLA
- a CDS encoding Gfo/Idh/MocA family oxidoreductase, with product MADELSRRDFVSTTSKLALGGMIVPRHVIGGPGFRAPSDTLNVAIIGAGGMGASNAQKLGSENIVAVCDLDHRLVENKVREEMTDGDGNPREEGHRWAEQYERAVKYTRWEELLEQQGDIDAVLIATPDHTHAVIASAAMKEGKHIYVQKPLTWSVHEARALAALAEESGVVTQMGNQGHSTDEARLINEWIQAGVIGNVHEVHVWTNRPIWAQGLLRPAAMPADFDALSPDRSWWPGSVGEAQASGLYADFQVPEQLDWDAYLGPITKDVPYHPIYHPFHWRGWVDFGVGALGDMGAHLIDHPYWALGLTYPTHVEATSTPWGGPTDDPVSYPMATTVHYEFPRRGLMPAVDLHWYDGGLMPKRPAELPADVELERGGGVIFVGERGILMHETYGENPQLYPQSLHEEAASVPQTYARIEESHEMNWANACMGIGEPTSPFSYAAPLTEVMLLGLVALRGGQGFRMAYDADNMRVLNSDDANAYLTRAYRDGWSL